Proteins encoded together in one Musa acuminata AAA Group cultivar baxijiao chromosome BXJ3-6, Cavendish_Baxijiao_AAA, whole genome shotgun sequence window:
- the LOC103989065 gene encoding SWI/SNF complex subunit SWI3C homolog isoform X2 — MSPASPSLPSSDSRLKWRKRKRKRDANPRRQNMRDDEDDDDEDAAAAAEEVEDDGRDSPAILAAADPVLDLRESEVLSGGGHRVSDFPSAVRRSVNRPHSSVLALVAAERSNAARSWAPPCLENISHGQLQVLSVVLPDNPSLQQQPDLDNSSSYVCTPPPLMEGKGVVKRFGKEQLLLVPVHSDWFSASTVNRLERQVVPHFVTGTSGDHTPERYIGLRNKIISKYLENSGKRLSFADCQALVPNNELYDLSRIVRFLDHWGIINYLAASSVHRGLRMAGSLVREEASGELQLQTSPLRSIDSLMLFDRPKCSLRLEDVAFLSHSASTDSDAGIVDLDGRIRERFAEHSCNFCSCPLTSLHYQSQKEVDIMLCADCFHDAKFVTGHSSLDFTRMDSKKDNSDIDGDSWTDQETLLLLEALEKYNDNWNEIAEYVGTKSKAQCICHFLRLPTEDGLLENVELPHMPTISDSSIRHDPGLSNSNSNGLSNGDFTTTNQLPFANSANPVMSLVAFLTSAIGPRVAAACASAALSVLTREDCRSDGSHTEVGIHRPHANLGHQKDGTDGQVRHAKNGATSPAPDLVKYAAMYGLSAAAVKAKLFADQEEREIQRLAATIINHQLKRLELKLKQFAEVETLLLKECEQAERMRQRLSAERVRMMSTRIGSTTNNIPSSAGATTTAPAAVNANSGQPAVSPLVGQVNMPQAAYDNNLPGHHQMPLVQRQQMFAFGPRLPLSAIHPAPGSSQNVVFNSGIANSSATNPHPSLRSSSGNNQT; from the exons ATGTCGCCCGCTTCCCCTTCTCTCCCATCCTCAG ATTCGCGGCTCAAATGGCGCAAGCGGAAGCGGAAGCGCGACGCCAACCCCAGGCGGCAGAATATGCGGGACGATGAGGATGACGACGACGAGGACGCGGCCGCTGCCgcggaggaggtggaggatgACGGCCGTGATTCCCCCGCAATCCTGGCCGCCGCTGACCCCGTCCTCGACCTCCGTGAGTCCGAGGTACTTTCCGGCGGTGGCCACCGGGTCTCCGACTTCCCCTCCGCCGTCCGCCGCTCCGTAAATCGCCCCCACTCTTCCGTCCTCGCCCTCGTCGCTGCCGAGCGCTCCAACGCTGCCCGCTCGTGGGCTCCGCCTTGTTTGGAGAACATCTCTCACGGCCAGTTGCAGGTCCTCTCGGTGGTGCTCCCCGATAACCCTTCGCTGCAGCAGCAGCCGGACCTTGATAATTCTTCGTCTTATGTCTGCACCCCTCCGCCTCTCATGGAAGGGAAGGGAGTAGTGAAGCGGTTCGGCAAGGAGCAGCTCCTCCTCGTTCCAGTGCACTCCG ACTGGTTTTCAGCCAGCACTGTGAACCGCTTGGAGAGGCAAGTGGTGCCGCACTTTGTTACCGGAACGTCCGGCGATCACACCCCAGAGAGGTACATAGGCCTTCGAAACAAGATAATTTCCAAGTACCTGGAAAATTCGGGAAAGAGGCTATCTTTTGCTGATTGCCAAGCATTGGTTCCGAACAATGAACTTTATGATCTTAGTCGGATCGTGAGGTTTCTGGACCATTGGGGAATTATTAATTATCTTGCGGCTTCTTCAGTTCATCGTGGGCTGAGGATGGCTGGGTCACTTGTTAGGGAGGAAGCAAGTGGGGAGCTACAGCTTCAGACATCACCATTGAGATCAATAGACAGTTTGATGCTGTTTGACAGACCAAAATGTAGCCTAAGGCTAGAGGATGTTGCTTTCCTTTCTCATTCTGCATCAACAGATTCTGATGCTGGTATTGTGGATTTGGATGGTAGAATTAGGGAACGGTTTGCTGAACACTCCTGCAACTTCTGCTCTTGCCCCCTGACCAGTTTGCACTATCAATCACAGAAGGAG GTGGATATCATGCTTTGTGCAGACTGCTTTCATGATGCAAAATTTGTCACTGGTCATTCAAGCCTAGACTTCACAAGAATGGATTCGAAAAAGGATAATTCAGATATCGACGGGGATAGCTGGACGGATCAGGAAACATTGCTGTTACTTGAGGCTTTAGAAAAATATAATGACAACTGGAATGAAATTGCAGAATATGTAGGCACCAAGTCAAAGGCACAATGTATTTGCCATTTCCTTCGCCTTCCAACAGAAGATGGTCTATTGGAAAATGTTGAACTTCCACATATGCCGACCATATCTGATTCCTCGATCAGACATGATCCTGGGCTTTCAAATTCAAATTCTAATG GATTAAGCAATGGAGATTTCACTACCACTAACCAGCTTCCTTTTGCAAATTCTGCTAATCCAGTTATGTCCTTG GTTGCCTTTTTAACCTCTGCAATTGGACCAAGAGTTGCAGCAGCCTGTGCAAGTGCAGCACTATCTGTCTTGACTAGAGAGGATTGCAG atCTGATGGCTCGCATACTGAAGTTGGTATTCATAGACCACATGCAAACTTGGGCCATCAGAAAG ATGGAACCGATGGTCAAGTGCGACATGCTAAAAATGGTGCTACTTCTCCTGCTCCTGACCTTGTGAAATATGCTGCCATGTATGGTCTATCCGCAGCTGCAGTGAAAGCAAAACTATTTGCAGATCAAGAGGAGCGTGAAATCCAGAGGTTGGCTGCTACTATCATAAATCACCAG CTGAAGAGGTTGGAGCTGAAGCTGAAACAGTTTGCAGAAGTGGAAACCTTACTGCTCAAGGAATGTGAACAGGCTGAGAGGATGAGACAAAGGCTTTCGGCTGAACGGGTCCGTATGATGTCCACCCGTATTGGATCGACCACAAATAATATACCATCATCGGCAGGAGCGACAACCACAGCACCAGCTGCTGTAAATGCAAATTCCGGACAGCCAGCCGTGTCACCCTTGGTCGGACAGGTGAATATGCCACAAGCTGCGTACGACAACAATCTCCCGGGCCATCATCAGATGCCACTCGTGCAACGGCAGCAAATGTTTGCATTTGGTCCCCGGTTACCTCTCTCTGCAATCCACCCTGCTCCAGGCTCCTCTCAAAATGTTGTGTTCAATTCTGGGATAGCAAATAGTTCTGCTACTAACCCTCATCCATCACTAAGATCCTCATCAGGCAACAATCAAACATAG
- the LOC103989065 gene encoding SWI/SNF complex subunit SWI3C homolog isoform X1 codes for MSPASPSLPSSDSRLKWRKRKRKRDANPRRQNMRDDEDDDDEDAAAAAEEVEDDGRDSPAILAAADPVLDLRESEVLSGGGHRVSDFPSAVRRSVNRPHSSVLALVAAERSNAARSWAPPCLENISHGQLQVLSVVLPDNPSLQQQPDLDNSSSYVCTPPPLMEGKGVVKRFGKEQLLLVPVHSDWFSASTVNRLERQVVPHFVTGTSGDHTPERYIGLRNKIISKYLENSGKRLSFADCQALVPNNELYDLSRIVRFLDHWGIINYLAASSVHRGLRMAGSLVREEASGELQLQTSPLRSIDSLMLFDRPKCSLRLEDVAFLSHSASTDSDAGIVDLDGRIRERFAEHSCNFCSCPLTSLHYQSQKEVDIMLCADCFHDAKFVTGHSSLDFTRMDSKKDNSDIDGDSWTDQETLLLLEALEKYNDNWNEIAEYVGTKSKAQCICHFLRLPTEDGLLENVELPHMPTISDSSIRHDPGLSNSNSNGNVEGLSNGDFTTTNQLPFANSANPVMSLVAFLTSAIGPRVAAACASAALSVLTREDCRSDGSHTEVGIHRPHANLGHQKDGTDGQVRHAKNGATSPAPDLVKYAAMYGLSAAAVKAKLFADQEEREIQRLAATIINHQLKRLELKLKQFAEVETLLLKECEQAERMRQRLSAERVRMMSTRIGSTTNNIPSSAGATTTAPAAVNANSGQPAVSPLVGQVNMPQAAYDNNLPGHHQMPLVQRQQMFAFGPRLPLSAIHPAPGSSQNVVFNSGIANSSATNPHPSLRSSSGNNQT; via the exons ATGTCGCCCGCTTCCCCTTCTCTCCCATCCTCAG ATTCGCGGCTCAAATGGCGCAAGCGGAAGCGGAAGCGCGACGCCAACCCCAGGCGGCAGAATATGCGGGACGATGAGGATGACGACGACGAGGACGCGGCCGCTGCCgcggaggaggtggaggatgACGGCCGTGATTCCCCCGCAATCCTGGCCGCCGCTGACCCCGTCCTCGACCTCCGTGAGTCCGAGGTACTTTCCGGCGGTGGCCACCGGGTCTCCGACTTCCCCTCCGCCGTCCGCCGCTCCGTAAATCGCCCCCACTCTTCCGTCCTCGCCCTCGTCGCTGCCGAGCGCTCCAACGCTGCCCGCTCGTGGGCTCCGCCTTGTTTGGAGAACATCTCTCACGGCCAGTTGCAGGTCCTCTCGGTGGTGCTCCCCGATAACCCTTCGCTGCAGCAGCAGCCGGACCTTGATAATTCTTCGTCTTATGTCTGCACCCCTCCGCCTCTCATGGAAGGGAAGGGAGTAGTGAAGCGGTTCGGCAAGGAGCAGCTCCTCCTCGTTCCAGTGCACTCCG ACTGGTTTTCAGCCAGCACTGTGAACCGCTTGGAGAGGCAAGTGGTGCCGCACTTTGTTACCGGAACGTCCGGCGATCACACCCCAGAGAGGTACATAGGCCTTCGAAACAAGATAATTTCCAAGTACCTGGAAAATTCGGGAAAGAGGCTATCTTTTGCTGATTGCCAAGCATTGGTTCCGAACAATGAACTTTATGATCTTAGTCGGATCGTGAGGTTTCTGGACCATTGGGGAATTATTAATTATCTTGCGGCTTCTTCAGTTCATCGTGGGCTGAGGATGGCTGGGTCACTTGTTAGGGAGGAAGCAAGTGGGGAGCTACAGCTTCAGACATCACCATTGAGATCAATAGACAGTTTGATGCTGTTTGACAGACCAAAATGTAGCCTAAGGCTAGAGGATGTTGCTTTCCTTTCTCATTCTGCATCAACAGATTCTGATGCTGGTATTGTGGATTTGGATGGTAGAATTAGGGAACGGTTTGCTGAACACTCCTGCAACTTCTGCTCTTGCCCCCTGACCAGTTTGCACTATCAATCACAGAAGGAG GTGGATATCATGCTTTGTGCAGACTGCTTTCATGATGCAAAATTTGTCACTGGTCATTCAAGCCTAGACTTCACAAGAATGGATTCGAAAAAGGATAATTCAGATATCGACGGGGATAGCTGGACGGATCAGGAAACATTGCTGTTACTTGAGGCTTTAGAAAAATATAATGACAACTGGAATGAAATTGCAGAATATGTAGGCACCAAGTCAAAGGCACAATGTATTTGCCATTTCCTTCGCCTTCCAACAGAAGATGGTCTATTGGAAAATGTTGAACTTCCACATATGCCGACCATATCTGATTCCTCGATCAGACATGATCCTGGGCTTTCAAATTCAAATTCTAATGGTAATGTTGAAG GATTAAGCAATGGAGATTTCACTACCACTAACCAGCTTCCTTTTGCAAATTCTGCTAATCCAGTTATGTCCTTG GTTGCCTTTTTAACCTCTGCAATTGGACCAAGAGTTGCAGCAGCCTGTGCAAGTGCAGCACTATCTGTCTTGACTAGAGAGGATTGCAG atCTGATGGCTCGCATACTGAAGTTGGTATTCATAGACCACATGCAAACTTGGGCCATCAGAAAG ATGGAACCGATGGTCAAGTGCGACATGCTAAAAATGGTGCTACTTCTCCTGCTCCTGACCTTGTGAAATATGCTGCCATGTATGGTCTATCCGCAGCTGCAGTGAAAGCAAAACTATTTGCAGATCAAGAGGAGCGTGAAATCCAGAGGTTGGCTGCTACTATCATAAATCACCAG CTGAAGAGGTTGGAGCTGAAGCTGAAACAGTTTGCAGAAGTGGAAACCTTACTGCTCAAGGAATGTGAACAGGCTGAGAGGATGAGACAAAGGCTTTCGGCTGAACGGGTCCGTATGATGTCCACCCGTATTGGATCGACCACAAATAATATACCATCATCGGCAGGAGCGACAACCACAGCACCAGCTGCTGTAAATGCAAATTCCGGACAGCCAGCCGTGTCACCCTTGGTCGGACAGGTGAATATGCCACAAGCTGCGTACGACAACAATCTCCCGGGCCATCATCAGATGCCACTCGTGCAACGGCAGCAAATGTTTGCATTTGGTCCCCGGTTACCTCTCTCTGCAATCCACCCTGCTCCAGGCTCCTCTCAAAATGTTGTGTTCAATTCTGGGATAGCAAATAGTTCTGCTACTAACCCTCATCCATCACTAAGATCCTCATCAGGCAACAATCAAACATAG